In a single window of the Deinococcus aetherius genome:
- a CDS encoding DUF427 domain-containing protein — protein sequence MKAIWNGRVIAESDDTVVVEGNHYFPRESVDPALLRPSATHTVCPWKGTASYYTLEVEGKTNPDAAWFYPEPKEAARQITGRVAFWRGVQVVGG from the coding sequence ATGAAAGCGATCTGGAACGGACGGGTCATCGCCGAGTCGGACGACACCGTGGTCGTGGAGGGCAACCATTACTTCCCCCGCGAGAGCGTCGATCCCGCCCTCCTGCGGCCGAGCGCGACCCACACCGTCTGCCCTTGGAAGGGAACGGCGAGCTACTACACCCTGGAGGTGGAGGGCAAGACCAACCCCGACGCGGCCTGGTTCTACCCGGAGCCGAAGGAGGCCGCCCGGCAGATCACGGGTCGCGTTGCCTTCTGGCGGGGCGTGCAGGTCGTGGGCGGCTAA
- a CDS encoding DUF4032 domain-containing protein, with protein MRATDQARHEVERARFVSDVRDLLAILRREPNELLPFDWVRHLGPQGQHSLGLQTIPVEQIIGSVDRYREFDRHYLPKERHLDERWIGVRSAQLQGKELPPIQVYKVGDLYFVKDGNHRVSVARRQGQKFIDAHVIELDVTVPPDEHDTLRDLIIKGEYARFLHQTNLDRVVPGHREILFTTPGRYDRLLDHIRTRQYFLDRKPERAGLPPVTWEEAVESWYRRLYLRVVENLEKHDVMSRFPGRTEADLYLWIMDHRYFLTEKYGHDVGSEEATRDFRAHYAPPLYKRVGQRMKLLLRGQLDPAT; from the coding sequence ATGAGAGCAACCGACCAGGCCCGGCACGAGGTGGAGCGCGCCCGATTTGTGAGCGACGTGCGCGACCTGCTGGCGATCCTGCGGCGCGAACCGAACGAGCTGCTGCCCTTCGACTGGGTGCGTCACCTCGGTCCGCAGGGCCAACACTCCCTCGGCCTCCAGACGATCCCCGTCGAGCAGATCATCGGCTCGGTGGACCGCTACCGCGAGTTCGACCGCCACTACCTGCCCAAGGAGCGGCACCTCGACGAGCGGTGGATCGGCGTCCGGTCGGCCCAGCTTCAGGGCAAGGAGCTGCCCCCCATCCAGGTGTACAAGGTGGGCGACCTGTACTTCGTCAAGGACGGCAACCACCGCGTCTCGGTGGCGCGCCGCCAGGGCCAGAAGTTCATCGACGCCCACGTCATCGAACTCGACGTGACGGTTCCGCCGGACGAGCACGACACCCTGCGCGACCTGATCATCAAGGGCGAGTACGCGCGCTTCCTCCACCAGACGAACCTCGACCGGGTGGTGCCCGGCCACCGCGAGATCCTCTTCACCACCCCGGGCCGCTACGACCGCCTGCTCGACCACATCCGCACCCGGCAGTACTTCCTTGACCGCAAGCCGGAGCGCGCGGGACTCCCGCCCGTCACCTGGGAAGAGGCGGTCGAGAGCTGGTACCGCCGCCTGTACCTGCGGGTGGTCGAGAATCTGGAAAAGCACGACGTGATGAGCCGCTTCCCCGGGCGCACCGAGGCCGACCTCTACCTCTGGATCATGGACCACCGCTACTTCCTGACCGAGAAGTACGGCCACGACGTCGGCAGCGAGGAGGCCACCCGCGACTTCCGCGCCCACTATGCCCCGCCCCTCTACAAGCGGGTCGGCCAGCGCATGAAGTTGTTGCTGCGCGGCCAGCTTGACCCGGCGACGTAG
- the kynU gene encoding kynureninase: protein MTPPDLDGLRALDARDPLASKRAEFLIPGGVIYLDGNSLGVLPARVPERMERVVREEWGQDLIRSWNTHGWIDLPARVGARIARLIGADADEVIAADSTSVNLFKVLSAALHVAAKGDPRRRVIVAEEDNFPTDLYIAQGLAALLGEARAELRLVAPHRVADAVGDDTAVLMLTQVDYRTGERHDLPAVTRRAHERGALAVWDLAHSAGAFPVDLNGAGADFAVGCGYKYLNGGPGAPAFLYVARRHHADAPNVLSGWMGHASPFEFTSRYTGASGIGQYATGTPSILSLSALDAALEVFEDVEMRLVREKSLSLTRTFIELTRPLCARHGFRLATPEDDARRGSQVSLAHPHGYEIMQALIAAGVVGDFRAPNLLRFGFTPLYTSHEDVWHAVQTLDTVMREGRWQDARYAERNAVT from the coding sequence ATGACCCCCCCCGACCTCGATGGCCTCCGCGCCCTGGACGCCCGCGACCCCCTGGCCTCCAAGCGCGCCGAGTTCCTGATCCCGGGCGGCGTGATCTACCTCGACGGCAACAGCCTCGGCGTGCTGCCCGCCCGCGTGCCGGAGCGGATGGAGAGGGTGGTGCGCGAGGAGTGGGGCCAGGACCTGATCCGCTCGTGGAACACGCACGGCTGGATCGACCTGCCCGCCCGGGTGGGCGCCCGCATCGCCCGCCTCATCGGGGCCGACGCCGATGAGGTGATCGCCGCCGACAGCACGAGCGTGAACCTCTTCAAGGTGCTGTCGGCGGCGCTCCATGTGGCGGCGAAGGGGGACCCCCGGCGGCGCGTGATCGTCGCCGAGGAGGACAACTTCCCCACCGACCTCTACATCGCGCAGGGACTGGCGGCGCTGCTGGGCGAGGCGCGGGCGGAACTGCGGCTGGTCGCTCCTCACCGGGTCGCGGACGCGGTGGGAGACGATACCGCCGTCCTGATGCTGACCCAGGTGGACTACCGCACGGGCGAGCGGCACGACCTCCCGGCGGTGACCCGGCGGGCACACGAACGGGGTGCCCTGGCCGTGTGGGACCTCGCCCACAGTGCGGGGGCCTTTCCGGTGGACCTGAACGGGGCGGGGGCGGACTTCGCGGTGGGGTGCGGGTACAAGTACCTCAACGGGGGACCGGGGGCGCCCGCCTTCCTGTACGTTGCCCGCCGTCACCATGCCGACGCGCCCAACGTGCTCAGCGGGTGGATGGGCCACGCCTCCCCCTTCGAGTTCACCTCGCGGTACACGGGCGCGTCGGGCATCGGCCAGTACGCCACGGGCACGCCGAGCATCCTGAGCCTGAGCGCCCTGGACGCCGCGCTGGAGGTCTTCGAGGACGTGGAGATGCGGCTGGTCCGCGAGAAGTCCCTGAGCCTCACCCGCACCTTCATCGAATTGACGCGGCCCCTCTGCGCCCGGCATGGCTTCCGCCTCGCCACCCCCGAGGACGACGCGCGGCGCGGCAGTCAGGTCAGCCTCGCCCACCCGCACGGCTACGAGATCATGCAGGCCCTCATCGCTGCAGGGGTGGTCGGCGACTTCCGCGCGCCCAACCTGCTGCGCTTCGGCTTCACGCCGCTCTACACCAGCCACGAGGACGTGTGGCACGCGGTCCAGACCCTCGACACCGTCATGCGGGAGGGCCGCTGGCAGGACGCCCGCTACGCCGAGAGAAACGCGGTGACCTGA
- a CDS encoding mismatch-specific DNA-glycosylase yields the protein MLQSGLTLVLVGTAPSRISARARAYYANPENKFWRVLFETGLTPRQLAPREYPTLPEYGIGLTDVAKRHSGVDAALPGEAWAPDELRVKIRHYRPAVVAFTSKRGASETLGLPTGKLPYGPQLLPLEGAEVWVLPSTSPLGHNHFQIGPWQALARRVRELRVEGQPGAAGEPGT from the coding sequence GTGTTGCAGTCCGGCCTGACGCTCGTGCTCGTGGGCACCGCCCCCAGCCGTATCAGCGCGCGGGCGCGGGCGTACTACGCCAACCCCGAGAACAAGTTCTGGCGGGTGCTGTTTGAAACCGGGCTGACGCCGCGCCAACTCGCCCCGCGCGAGTACCCGACCCTGCCGGAGTACGGCATCGGCCTGACCGACGTGGCGAAGCGGCACAGCGGGGTGGACGCCGCCCTGCCCGGGGAGGCGTGGGCCCCGGACGAACTGCGCGTCAAGATTCGGCACTACCGCCCCGCCGTCGTCGCCTTCACCTCCAAGCGCGGCGCCTCGGAGACGCTGGGGCTGCCGACCGGCAAGCTGCCCTACGGCCCGCAACTCCTGCCGCTGGAGGGGGCGGAGGTCTGGGTGCTGCCCTCGACGAGTCCGCTGGGGCACAATCACTTCCAGATCGGGCCGTGGCAGGCGCTGGCCCGAAGGGTGCGGGAGCTGCGGGTGGAAGGGCAGCCCGGTGCCGCCGGGGAGCCGGGAACGTGA
- a CDS encoding alpha-amylase family glycosyl hydrolase, translating into MKRFQLVGRAGAVTALTLSLSACGLFNPPGNGTKARDWRDEVIYFAMTDRFANGNTANDNGPNRNEGDRADRTNPLGWHGGDFAGLKAKIEEGYFKRMGFTALWVSPVVLQVPAIPVNDGPNKGRPFAGYHGYWAEDFFTVDPHFGTLAEYKSLIETAHRNNIKIIQDVVVNHAGYDATLTKTHPEWFHTQAECDASTNKEVDCPLAGLPDFKQELPEVTTYLNQFITYWRNETGIDGLRIDTMKHVPDSYWRQFFTAGGAGDPSKLWSVGEVFDGNPARLAHFMNDLGSPSVFDFALYYGIKDQLSSANGDLGRLADVFAQDGVYQDPTRLTTFVDNHDVRRFVSEVTERGGTPAQAAERLDLALSLIFTSRGTPSLYQGTEIAQAGLGDPYNYVLGQGNREDMNFAALAGSSLDERIAALAVARSKFRVLTRGAQQELWRPNGGAPIFAYRRVAQGGKGGQPVVVVMNNGDAPVDLATLSGGGIPLLGTFGAGALTEITGRASGLSVSGGKLVGTVPARSALAVTAPAGNGATGTVNPGLPEVTDLSARAGDNAVQLMWTASTDANVTGYRVYARTGSGQERLLNFAPLPKTQTTYLASGLPNDVEATLRVVTVDAQGAESKGVTVRATPSSKNTVKVTFTVDARSQGNGPIEIRRFDTGSQVEYPMTQVSRGVWKTDIDLPLFREVKFKFGNDGAGAKNSGYEGPGKGDRSYVVGTNDNAYGGTYDLIGEPVPPTVEGRVTGAGAALAAALVTATTADPNKNYAITFPDGSYTLFAPAGTQTLKATAEGYAEATRQATSPGTGADFNLTRVAQGGQVVGKYTLDGDLSDWTAPKVSAQSPNAGVFGPDNNWLSLLADSDGQYLYLAYTYRVTGNSAVLYLDTGAGGAAQADNFEAWKQAATFGGGMAGADAFVARYENQPAQLRLVQGDTATPEVAASNYFIATRGTLPAQTVELAIPWSALGLSGAPANGVNVVGGIFGGAGYGAGDIIPDAGSTPPGANTIGTEAENRRATFTAPLNVR; encoded by the coding sequence ATGAAACGCTTCCAACTGGTGGGGCGCGCGGGCGCCGTCACGGCCCTCACGCTGTCCCTCTCCGCCTGCGGCCTCTTCAACCCGCCGGGGAACGGGACCAAGGCGCGCGACTGGCGCGACGAGGTGATCTACTTCGCCATGACCGACCGCTTCGCCAATGGAAACACGGCGAACGATAACGGCCCGAACAGGAACGAGGGCGACCGCGCCGACCGCACCAATCCGCTCGGATGGCACGGCGGCGACTTCGCGGGGCTCAAGGCGAAAATCGAGGAGGGCTACTTCAAGCGAATGGGTTTCACGGCCCTCTGGGTGAGCCCGGTCGTCTTGCAGGTGCCCGCCATCCCGGTCAACGACGGGCCGAACAAGGGCAGGCCCTTCGCCGGATACCACGGGTACTGGGCCGAGGACTTCTTCACGGTCGATCCGCACTTCGGCACGCTCGCCGAGTACAAGTCGCTGATCGAGACGGCGCACAGGAACAACATCAAGATCATTCAGGACGTGGTGGTGAACCACGCGGGTTACGACGCGACCCTGACCAAGACCCACCCCGAGTGGTTCCACACCCAGGCCGAGTGCGACGCGAGCACGAACAAGGAGGTCGACTGCCCCCTGGCGGGCCTGCCCGACTTCAAGCAGGAGTTGCCCGAGGTCACGACCTACCTCAATCAATTCATCACGTACTGGCGGAACGAGACGGGCATCGACGGCCTGCGGATCGACACGATGAAGCACGTGCCGGACAGCTACTGGCGGCAGTTCTTCACGGCAGGCGGCGCGGGCGACCCCTCCAAGCTCTGGTCGGTCGGCGAGGTATTCGACGGCAACCCGGCGCGGCTGGCGCACTTCATGAACGACCTCGGTTCCCCCAGCGTGTTCGACTTCGCGCTGTACTACGGGATCAAAGACCAACTGAGCAGCGCGAACGGCGACCTGGGCCGTCTCGCGGACGTGTTCGCGCAGGACGGGGTGTACCAGGACCCCACCCGGCTGACGACCTTCGTGGACAACCACGACGTGCGGCGCTTCGTGAGTGAGGTGACCGAGCGCGGCGGCACCCCGGCGCAGGCGGCGGAGCGGCTGGACCTCGCGCTGAGCCTGATCTTCACCTCGCGCGGCACCCCCAGCCTGTACCAGGGCACCGAGATCGCGCAGGCCGGGCTGGGCGACCCGTACAACTACGTCCTCGGGCAGGGCAACCGCGAGGACATGAACTTCGCGGCCCTCGCGGGGAGCAGCCTCGACGAGCGGATCGCGGCGCTGGCGGTGGCCCGGTCCAAGTTCCGGGTGCTCACGCGCGGCGCCCAGCAGGAGTTGTGGCGGCCGAACGGGGGGGCGCCCATCTTCGCCTACCGCCGGGTGGCGCAAGGCGGCAAGGGCGGCCAGCCGGTCGTCGTCGTGATGAACAACGGGGACGCGCCAGTGGACCTCGCCACGCTGAGCGGGGGCGGAATTCCCCTGCTGGGCACCTTCGGGGCCGGGGCGCTCACCGAGATCACCGGGCGGGCCAGCGGCCTGTCGGTCAGCGGCGGCAAGCTCGTCGGCACGGTTCCGGCCCGCAGCGCCCTGGCGGTGACGGCCCCGGCGGGGAACGGGGCCACGGGGACGGTCAACCCGGGTCTGCCCGAGGTCACGGACCTGAGCGCGCGGGCCGGGGACAACGCCGTGCAACTGATGTGGACGGCGAGCACGGACGCCAATGTGACCGGGTACCGAGTGTATGCGCGAACGGGAAGCGGGCAGGAGCGGCTGCTGAACTTCGCGCCGCTGCCGAAGACCCAGACGACCTACCTCGCCTCGGGCCTCCCGAACGACGTGGAGGCGACCCTTCGCGTGGTGACGGTGGACGCCCAGGGCGCCGAGAGCAAGGGCGTCACCGTCCGCGCCACCCCGAGCAGCAAGAACACGGTCAAGGTCACCTTCACCGTGGACGCGCGCAGCCAGGGGAACGGGCCGATTGAAATCCGCCGCTTCGACACCGGCTCGCAGGTCGAGTACCCGATGACCCAGGTCAGCCGGGGGGTCTGGAAGACGGACATCGACCTCCCCCTCTTCCGCGAAGTGAAGTTCAAGTTCGGCAACGACGGCGCGGGGGCGAAGAACAGCGGCTACGAGGGCCCCGGCAAGGGTGACCGCTCGTATGTGGTGGGCACGAACGACAACGCTTACGGCGGCACCTACGACTTGATCGGCGAGCCCGTGCCGCCGACGGTCGAGGGCCGGGTGACGGGTGCAGGAGCGGCGCTGGCGGCCGCGCTCGTCACGGCGACGACCGCCGATCCCAACAAGAATTACGCGATCACCTTCCCGGACGGCTCCTACACCCTCTTCGCCCCGGCGGGGACGCAGACGCTCAAGGCGACGGCGGAGGGCTACGCGGAGGCGACCCGGCAGGCCACCTCGCCGGGCACGGGGGCGGACTTCAACCTCACACGCGTCGCTCAGGGCGGGCAGGTCGTCGGCAAGTACACCCTCGACGGCGACCTGAGCGACTGGACCGCCCCCAAGGTGAGCGCGCAGAGCCCGAATGCGGGGGTTTTCGGCCCGGACAACAACTGGCTGAGCCTGCTCGCCGACAGCGACGGCCAGTACCTCTACCTCGCGTACACCTACCGGGTGACGGGCAACAGCGCCGTCCTGTACCTCGACACCGGGGCGGGCGGCGCGGCGCAGGCCGACAACTTCGAGGCGTGGAAGCAGGCGGCCACCTTCGGCGGGGGCATGGCGGGCGCGGACGCCTTCGTCGCGCGGTACGAGAACCAGCCCGCCCAACTGCGCCTCGTGCAGGGCGACACTGCCACGCCCGAGGTGGCCGCAAGCAACTACTT
- a CDS encoding glycine--tRNA ligase, which yields MPAQSMEELVSLCKRRGFIFQGSEIYGGLQGFYDYGPLGVELKNNIKAAWWRTNVYERDDMEGLDASIIMHRLVLRHSGHEATFSDPMVDNRKTKKRYRLDHLVKDQKPDVVAKVAEGIGENAANFPAVVAALVAQPTRASEALIAAGVRDPFSGEVGDWTAPKPFNMMFKTTIGPVADEDSYAYLRPETAQGIFTNFKNVVDSTSRRLPFGIAQIGKAFRNEITPRNFIFRVRELEQMEIEFFCVPGTDEEWHEKWLQARLAWWEAQGVPREKIQILDVPEEDLAHYSKRTYDLMYDYPTLGYEEIEGIANRTDFDLGSHTKAQGELGLVARVEENLDSVAKLTIPHPETNKPVVPFVIEPSAGVDRAMLAVLSEAFTKETLENGSERIVLKLRPHLAPIKVAVIPLARNREEITSVARAIKAELQGLGLGRVLYEDSGNIGKSYRRHDEVGTPYCVTVDFDTVGKGEDPNLTDTVTVRDRDTLGQERVKISELSGWIQGRLR from the coding sequence ATGCCCGCACAGTCGATGGAAGAACTCGTCAGCCTCTGCAAGCGCCGGGGATTCATTTTTCAGGGCTCCGAGATTTACGGCGGCCTGCAAGGTTTTTACGACTACGGCCCCCTGGGCGTGGAGCTGAAGAACAACATCAAGGCCGCGTGGTGGCGCACGAACGTCTACGAGCGCGACGACATGGAGGGCCTGGACGCCTCCATCATCATGCACCGCCTCGTCCTGCGTCACTCCGGCCACGAGGCCACCTTCAGCGACCCGATGGTGGACAACCGCAAGACGAAGAAGCGGTATCGGCTGGATCACCTCGTCAAAGATCAGAAACCGGACGTGGTTGCCAAGGTCGCGGAGGGCATCGGTGAGAATGCCGCCAACTTCCCGGCGGTGGTAGCGGCACTCGTGGCGCAGCCCACGCGGGCGTCCGAGGCCCTGATCGCGGCGGGCGTGCGCGACCCCTTCTCGGGGGAGGTGGGCGACTGGACCGCTCCGAAGCCCTTCAACATGATGTTCAAGACGACGATTGGCCCGGTCGCCGATGAGGACTCCTACGCCTACCTGCGGCCTGAGACGGCGCAGGGGATCTTCACCAACTTCAAGAACGTGGTGGACTCGACCAGCCGCCGCCTGCCCTTCGGCATCGCCCAGATCGGCAAGGCCTTCCGCAACGAGATCACGCCGCGCAACTTCATCTTCCGGGTGCGCGAGCTGGAGCAGATGGAGATCGAGTTCTTCTGCGTCCCCGGCACGGACGAGGAGTGGCACGAGAAGTGGCTCCAGGCCCGCCTCGCCTGGTGGGAGGCGCAGGGCGTGCCGCGCGAGAAGATTCAGATTCTCGACGTGCCCGAAGAAGACCTCGCCCACTACTCCAAGCGCACCTACGACCTGATGTACGACTACCCCACGCTGGGGTACGAGGAGATCGAGGGCATCGCCAACCGCACCGACTTCGACCTGGGCAGCCATACCAAGGCGCAGGGCGAACTCGGACTCGTCGCCAGGGTCGAGGAGAACCTCGATTCGGTCGCCAAGTTGACCATCCCCCACCCCGAGACGAACAAGCCCGTCGTGCCCTTCGTGATCGAGCCCTCTGCCGGGGTAGACCGCGCCATGCTCGCCGTGCTGTCCGAAGCATTCACGAAAGAGACGCTGGAGAACGGCTCAGAGCGAATCGTCCTCAAGCTCAGGCCGCATCTGGCGCCCATCAAGGTGGCCGTCATCCCCCTCGCCCGCAACAGGGAGGAGATCACGTCGGTCGCCAGGGCGATCAAGGCCGAGCTTCAGGGCCTGGGCCTGGGCCGCGTGCTGTACGAGGACAGCGGCAACATCGGCAAGTCCTACCGCCGCCACGACGAGGTGGGCACGCCGTACTGCGTGACGGTGGACTTCGACACCGTGGGCAAGGGGGAGGACCCCAATCTGACCGATACGGTGACGGTGCGCGACCGGGACACGTTGGGGCAGGAGCGGGTGAAGATCAGCGAGTTGAGCGGGTGGATTCAGGGGCGGCTGAGGTAA
- the kynA gene encoding tryptophan 2,3-dioxygenase produces MTHTPDPNSPGPDSPERAQADFTRSLSYGDYLHLDTLLSAHQPLTGAHDEHLFIAVHHVSEVWLHLINVELRAAMRALEAGVVDAPLKGLTRVVRALEQLTQAWEVLKTMTPADYLQFRGAFGAASGFQSANYRTMEFLLGNRHAALLRPHAHRPDLHAPLSADFHAPSLYDLALRLLAERGLPIPDEVLHRDRTRPPTPHPEVLAAWLTVYRDPERSWDLYELAEKLLDVEDNFRRWRYNHLTTVERTIGFKTGSGGTSGAGYLRRALETVLFPELWQVRTEL; encoded by the coding sequence ATGACCCACACGCCCGACCCCAACTCGCCCGGCCCTGACTCCCCCGAACGGGCCCAGGCCGACTTCACCCGCTCGCTCTCCTACGGCGACTACCTGCACCTCGACACGCTGCTGAGCGCCCACCAGCCGCTGACGGGTGCCCACGACGAACACCTCTTCATCGCCGTCCATCACGTCTCGGAGGTCTGGCTGCACCTCATCAACGTGGAGTTGCGGGCGGCGATGCGGGCCCTGGAGGCGGGCGTGGTAGATGCGCCGCTCAAGGGCCTGACCCGGGTGGTGCGGGCGCTGGAACAGCTTACCCAGGCGTGGGAAGTGCTGAAGACGATGACCCCCGCCGATTACCTCCAGTTCCGGGGAGCCTTCGGGGCCGCGTCGGGCTTCCAGTCGGCGAACTACCGGACGATGGAATTCCTGCTCGGGAACCGGCACGCGGCCCTGCTCCGCCCCCACGCGCACCGCCCGGACCTGCACGCCCCGCTCTCAGCCGACTTCCACGCGCCCAGCCTCTACGACCTCGCCCTGCGCCTCCTCGCCGAGCGCGGCCTGCCCATCCCCGACGAGGTGCTGCACCGCGACCGGACGCGGCCACCCACCCCGCACCCCGAGGTCCTGGCGGCGTGGCTGACCGTCTACCGCGACCCCGAGCGGTCCTGGGACCTGTACGAACTCGCCGAGAAGCTGCTTGACGTGGAGGACAACTTCCGCCGCTGGCGCTACAACCACCTCACGACGGTGGAGCGCACCATCGGCTTCAAGACGGGCAGCGGGGGCACGAGCGGCGCCGGGTATCTGCGCCGGGCGCTGGAGACGGTGCTCTTCCCCGAGCTGTGGCAGGTCCGCACCGAGTTGTAG
- a CDS encoding sulfite oxidase-like oxidoreductase, whose translation MLGKFFKKPEGDMGGRVPPGQTLTTRFPVLTYGPTQHYAPGDVVVRVFGLAEEQTFTWGDLLALPQTTLTYDIHCVTHWSKFDTTWTGVRVVDLMEHIGLKPGATHVMQHSVGGYTTNLSLEDFTRTENLIAHTFGGEPLDAEHGGPLRLVVPHLYFWKSAKWLTGLEFMAADKPGFWERNGYHMRGDPFKEERYDDD comes from the coding sequence ATGCTCGGTAAGTTCTTCAAGAAGCCGGAGGGCGACATGGGCGGCCGGGTGCCCCCCGGCCAGACGCTCACCACCCGCTTCCCCGTCCTGACCTACGGCCCCACCCAGCACTACGCGCCGGGGGACGTGGTCGTGCGCGTCTTCGGGCTGGCCGAGGAGCAGACCTTCACGTGGGGGGACCTCCTCGCCCTGCCGCAGACCACCCTGACGTACGACATCCACTGCGTCACCCACTGGAGCAAGTTCGACACGACCTGGACGGGTGTGCGGGTGGTGGACCTGATGGAGCACATCGGGCTCAAGCCGGGTGCCACCCACGTCATGCAGCACAGCGTCGGGGGGTACACGACCAACCTCAGCCTGGAAGACTTCACCCGGACCGAAAACCTGATTGCCCACACCTTCGGTGGGGAACCGCTCGACGCCGAGCACGGCGGGCCGTTGCGGCTCGTCGTGCCTCACCTGTACTTCTGGAAGAGCGCGAAGTGGTTGACGGGCCTGGAGTTCATGGCCGCCGACAAGCCCGGGTTCTGGGAACGCAACGGCTACCACATGCGCGGCGACCCCTTCAAGGAGGAGCGTTACGACGACGACTGA
- a CDS encoding nuclear transport factor 2 family protein, with amino-acid sequence MDTRPPLPPFTFETATQKVRSAENAWNTREPARVALAYTQDSRWRNRSEFFTGREAITAFLTRKWERELDYRLIKELWAFSGHRIAVRFCYEWHDGAGQWYRSHGNEQWEFDERGLMRRREASINDVPISPEDRLFLWAAGPRPEDHPRLTELGL; translated from the coding sequence ATGGACACTCGCCCCCCACTTCCACCCTTCACGTTCGAGACGGCCACGCAGAAGGTCCGGTCAGCCGAGAACGCCTGGAACACCCGCGAGCCGGCCCGGGTCGCGCTCGCCTACACGCAAGACAGCCGCTGGCGCAACCGCTCGGAGTTCTTCACCGGGCGGGAGGCCATCACCGCGTTCCTGACCCGCAAGTGGGAGCGCGAACTCGACTACCGGCTCATCAAGGAACTCTGGGCCTTCTCTGGGCACCGCATCGCCGTCCGCTTCTGCTACGAGTGGCACGACGGCGCGGGCCAGTGGTACCGTTCCCACGGCAACGAGCAGTGGGAATTCGACGAGCGCGGCCTGATGCGCCGCCGCGAGGCGAGCATCAACGACGTGCCCATCTCGCCGGAGGACCGCCTCTTCCTGTGGGCGGCGGGACCTCGCCCGGAGGATCACCCCAGGCTGACGGAACTGGGGCTGTAG
- a CDS encoding alkene reductase encodes MTTLESRTDTPAATPAVLTPFRLGPNELRNRMVVAPLTRSRAEEGTDVPGALVREYYVQRAGFGLIITEGSQISPQGKGYPRTSGIYSPEQVAGWRAVTEEVHARGGYIYLQLWHVGRLSHPDYLNGETPVAPSAIPAGPPEGSYDGGFHPFVTPRALETSEIPGLVADYHRAAQNARDAGFDGVEIHGANGYLLEQFLLTGSNVRTDEYGGSLQNRLRLPLEVTRAVLEVWEPGRVGYRISPTGSAAGIGDENLEATYTRLLEELSALSLGYVHVAEFVPTRGEALPERTLLPLVRRTFGGAVMANGGFHDLRGANWIIEGGHADLVSFGSASIANPDLPGRFRRGAPLNAPDRATFYQGEAKGYTDYPLLD; translated from the coding sequence ATGACCACACTCGAATCCCGAACAGACACACCTGCCGCCACGCCCGCCGTCCTGACGCCCTTTCGCCTCGGGCCGAACGAGTTGCGGAACCGTATGGTGGTGGCGCCGCTGACGCGCAGCCGGGCCGAAGAGGGAACGGACGTGCCCGGCGCCCTGGTGCGCGAGTATTACGTGCAGCGTGCGGGCTTCGGTCTGATCATTACCGAGGGCTCTCAGATCAGCCCGCAGGGCAAGGGCTACCCGCGCACGAGCGGCATCTACAGCCCCGAGCAGGTGGCGGGCTGGCGGGCCGTCACCGAGGAGGTTCACGCGCGGGGCGGGTACATCTATCTGCAACTGTGGCACGTCGGGCGGCTCTCGCACCCCGACTACCTGAACGGCGAGACGCCCGTGGCCCCCAGCGCCATTCCCGCCGGGCCGCCCGAGGGGAGCTACGACGGCGGCTTCCACCCCTTCGTGACGCCGCGCGCCCTGGAGACCTCCGAGATTCCCGGCCTCGTTGCCGACTACCACCGCGCCGCACAGAACGCGAGGGACGCGGGCTTCGACGGGGTGGAGATTCACGGGGCGAACGGCTACCTGCTCGAACAGTTCCTCCTGACGGGGAGCAACGTCCGCACCGACGAGTACGGCGGCTCCCTCCAAAATCGCTTGCGTCTTCCGCTGGAGGTCACCCGCGCCGTGCTGGAGGTCTGGGAGCCGGGTCGGGTCGGCTACCGCATCTCGCCCACGGGAAGCGCCGCCGGGATCGGTGACGAGAACCTGGAGGCGACGTACACCCGGCTGCTGGAGGAGCTGAGCGCCCTGAGCCTCGGTTACGTCCACGTCGCCGAGTTCGTGCCCACGCGCGGCGAGGCGTTGCCGGAACGTACCCTGCTCCCGCTCGTGCGCCGCACCTTCGGCGGGGCGGTGATGGCGAACGGCGGCTTCCACGACCTCCGGGGAGCGAACTGGATCATCGAGGGGGGCCACGCCGACCTCGTGTCCTTCGGCTCCGCCTCCATCGCCAACCCCGACCTGCCGGGGCGCTTCCGCCGGGGCGCACCCCTGAACGCTCCCGACCGCGCCACCTTCTACCAGGGCGAGGCGAAGGGCTACACCGACTACCCGCTGCTGGACTGA